The Methylorubrum populi genome contains a region encoding:
- a CDS encoding DNA cytosine methyltransferase, with translation MLLSLFCGAGGLDLGFERAGFKIGLAFDKKADSVLSYNHNRPKPSHGHCIDVNDISLESLDRLWGGTCAPEGVIGGPPCQSFSQANRSITEADPRHQLPLVYARLLKALNSRNPVKFFVMENVKGLRSGLHAHRLVLFKKALADAGFHVSEQLLNAADYDTPQNRERLFIVGLNKQLFGKTNWRRPAKAPVSRRSRPLSSVLGGLPEPVHFTKTADPETFPFHRNRWCMAPKSSRFTNGGLVEGDSSYRSFKVLAWDRPSVTVAYGHREVHVHPNCHRRLSVYEAMLLQGFPHSYELRGSLSSQIDQVSEAVPPTMAEAVARSVYSLLARLEESDAA, from the coding sequence GTGCTGCTGAGCCTTTTTTGTGGCGCTGGCGGACTGGATTTAGGTTTTGAACGGGCAGGCTTCAAGATCGGGCTCGCGTTCGACAAGAAGGCGGACAGCGTTCTCTCCTACAATCATAACCGTCCGAAGCCGTCACACGGTCATTGCATTGATGTAAACGACATTTCGCTGGAGTCGCTTGACCGGCTGTGGGGTGGGACGTGCGCGCCCGAGGGTGTCATCGGCGGCCCTCCATGCCAGAGCTTCAGTCAGGCGAACCGCTCAATAACGGAAGCTGATCCCCGGCACCAGCTTCCACTTGTATATGCCCGCCTTCTCAAAGCGCTTAACAGCCGAAATCCGGTAAAATTCTTTGTGATGGAGAATGTCAAGGGGCTTCGTAGCGGGCTGCACGCTCACCGGCTCGTATTGTTTAAGAAAGCTCTTGCTGACGCGGGATTCCATGTGTCGGAACAACTTCTAAATGCGGCAGACTATGATACGCCACAGAACCGGGAGCGGTTATTCATCGTTGGCTTGAATAAGCAATTGTTCGGAAAAACAAATTGGCGCCGACCTGCGAAGGCTCCGGTGTCGCGCAGAAGTCGTCCACTTAGCTCTGTTCTCGGCGGACTGCCTGAACCCGTTCATTTTACGAAGACCGCCGATCCAGAAACTTTCCCGTTTCATCGCAATCGTTGGTGCATGGCGCCCAAGTCGTCACGCTTTACCAATGGCGGCCTTGTTGAGGGCGATAGCAGCTACAGAAGTTTTAAGGTGCTCGCGTGGGACAGGCCGAGCGTAACCGTGGCGTATGGACACCGAGAAGTCCACGTTCATCCTAATTGCCACCGTCGACTGAGTGTTTACGAGGCGATGCTGCTTCAGGGCTTCCCGCATTCCTACGAGTTGCGGGGATCGCTGTCGTCGCAAATCGATCAGGTCAGTGAAGCCGTTCCGCCCACTATGGCAGAGGCGGTCGCCCGATCCGTCTATTCGCTGCTTGCACGTCTGGAAGAGTCAGATGCCGCCTGA
- a CDS encoding ATP-binding protein → MTECWRGSPNGIYRQPSSALRELISNAYDADATEVYIDTDAPRYNRIEVRDNGRRMDEEALSRLIHHIGGSSKRTSFGKNVGTTSQDDATLSPGGRRLIGKIGIGLFSVSQLTSHFQIITKIEGRDYRLVADVILRTYVEDDASEAETFETGKVRVLAVAADDVQSHGTQIILRQLHPRARNILRSKERWDRYYEQQALDESERDPAVSRPAYHIGVLEKEPDPADGALVFKEQPALPWKDGDAPLAKFEKLRDALSEQVGTATERPELAITLDTYLTMLWALSLAAPLEYLGKHPFDLTQDDDPAPYLLTNARGRAAKIELKHGERIRDATGLTARAEAAAGGFKVFVDGVELRRPVTFGWWPSERQAIKNPLIFVGRYAPDLSKIPASVRGGELEFEAYLFWNSKVVPKENNGVLVRINGASGALFDDTFMKYQVSEQTRLRQTTAEIFVTKGLDAALNIDRESFNFAHPHYVLLSNWLHRALRQLANTQKALAEAIRVEQSQERKAEDTDRLNRFVEQSWHSARKDSTERPPSVEVVTSLEAAAIRRQQGIIALDRTKLPAANPAGKNAAKETVEREQKLRAVATILDGFGVLGDMPYDEQHRLLDAILTVFFNDAQP, encoded by the coding sequence ATGACCGAGTGCTGGCGAGGATCACCGAATGGCATCTATCGCCAGCCATCTTCCGCGCTTCGAGAGCTTATCTCCAACGCCTACGATGCAGACGCCACCGAGGTGTACATTGACACCGATGCTCCGCGGTACAACCGCATTGAGGTTCGGGATAATGGGCGTAGGATGGACGAAGAGGCCCTCTCTCGCCTGATTCATCATATCGGCGGAAGTTCCAAGCGAACAAGCTTTGGGAAGAACGTTGGCACTACGTCACAGGATGATGCTACCCTGTCTCCCGGAGGCCGGCGGCTGATCGGCAAGATTGGCATTGGACTATTCTCCGTCAGCCAACTGACTTCGCATTTTCAAATTATCACGAAAATTGAGGGTCGTGATTATCGTCTTGTCGCCGATGTGATATTGAGAACATATGTAGAGGATGACGCGAGCGAAGCCGAGACTTTTGAAACAGGAAAGGTCAGGGTTCTCGCGGTAGCGGCGGACGATGTTCAGTCTCATGGCACTCAGATAATTCTTCGTCAGCTTCATCCACGCGCGCGGAATATTCTGCGCAGCAAGGAGCGCTGGGATCGCTACTATGAGCAGCAGGCGCTGGATGAAAGCGAGCGTGACCCAGCGGTTTCGCGTCCAGCTTACCACATTGGTGTTCTGGAGAAGGAGCCCGATCCCGCAGATGGCGCCCTAGTATTCAAGGAGCAGCCCGCCCTTCCGTGGAAGGATGGGGACGCGCCCTTAGCCAAGTTTGAGAAGCTGCGTGATGCGCTTTCGGAGCAGGTCGGAACGGCGACGGAGCGGCCGGAGCTGGCTATAACGCTTGATACTTACCTGACCATGCTCTGGGCACTGAGTCTGGCTGCGCCGCTTGAGTATCTCGGGAAGCACCCATTCGATCTGACGCAGGATGATGATCCTGCTCCCTATCTCCTGACGAATGCTCGCGGTCGCGCAGCAAAAATAGAGCTAAAGCACGGAGAGCGCATCCGTGATGCAACCGGGTTAACGGCGAGGGCAGAGGCGGCAGCGGGCGGTTTCAAGGTTTTTGTTGATGGCGTTGAGCTTCGTCGCCCTGTCACGTTCGGCTGGTGGCCGTCAGAGCGGCAGGCAATCAAGAATCCGCTGATCTTCGTTGGGCGTTATGCGCCCGACCTTTCGAAGATACCCGCATCAGTCCGCGGTGGCGAGCTCGAATTCGAGGCTTATTTATTCTGGAACTCGAAGGTGGTTCCGAAAGAGAATAACGGCGTCCTCGTTCGGATTAATGGGGCGAGTGGAGCCTTGTTCGACGACACATTCATGAAATATCAAGTGTCAGAACAAACACGGCTTCGTCAGACCACAGCCGAGATTTTTGTAACGAAGGGTCTTGATGCTGCTCTAAACATAGATCGTGAGTCGTTTAACTTCGCTCATCCACACTATGTCTTGCTAAGTAACTGGCTTCACCGCGCTCTCCGGCAGCTCGCAAACACGCAAAAGGCACTGGCAGAAGCCATCCGGGTTGAACAATCCCAAGAGCGCAAGGCGGAGGATACGGATCGACTGAACCGCTTCGTAGAGCAGTCGTGGCATTCGGCGAGGAAAGATAGCACTGAACGCCCGCCTTCGGTTGAAGTGGTAACCAGTCTGGAAGCAGCGGCAATTCGGCGTCAGCAAGGCATTATCGCCTTGGACCGTACAAAGCTGCCCGCAGCAAATCCGGCTGGAAAGAACGCGGCTAAAGAAACCGTGGAACGCGAACAGAAACTTAGGGCTGTGGCAACCATTCTGGATGGCTTTGGTGTGTTGGGTGATATGCCATACGATGAACAGCATCGGCTGCTTGATGCCATCTTGACCGTATTCTTCAATGACGCTCAGCCATGA
- a CDS encoding DNA methyltransferase — protein sequence MTATAQAPRNTIFNGDCIDVMQAFDTGSIDFILTDPPYVTNYRDRQGRSVANDDNGRWLKPAFAEMHRVLKDGGFAVSFYGWNKVDLFMEAWRAAGFRIVGHLVFRKRYASSSRFLRYEHEQAYLLAKGNPRMPARVIPDVIDFPYSGNKLHPTQKPVEALRPLIEAFTRPGELVLDPFSGSGSTLAAAQALGRDWVGIELDNGHYHTASRRLAEANRRAAA from the coding sequence ATGACCGCCACCGCCCAGGCTCCCCGCAACACGATCTTCAACGGCGATTGCATTGACGTGATGCAGGCGTTCGACACCGGCAGCATCGACTTCATCCTGACCGATCCGCCCTACGTCACCAACTATCGCGACCGGCAGGGCCGCAGCGTCGCCAACGACGACAACGGGCGCTGGCTCAAGCCCGCCTTCGCCGAGATGCACCGGGTGTTGAAGGACGGCGGGTTCGCGGTCAGCTTCTACGGCTGGAACAAGGTGGACCTGTTCATGGAGGCGTGGCGCGCGGCGGGCTTCCGCATCGTCGGGCATCTGGTGTTCCGCAAGCGGTATGCGTCGTCGTCGCGGTTCCTGCGCTACGAGCACGAGCAGGCGTATCTTCTCGCCAAGGGCAATCCCCGGATGCCGGCACGTGTCATCCCCGACGTGATCGACTTCCCCTACAGCGGCAACAAGCTCCACCCGACGCAGAAGCCGGTCGAAGCGTTGCGCCCCTTGATCGAGGCGTTCACCCGACCGGGCGAACTGGTGCTGGACCCGTTCAGCGGATCGGGATCGACGCTGGCGGCGGCGCAGGCGCTGGGCCGCGACTGGGTCGGGATCGAACTGGACAATGGTCACTATCACACCGCGTCCCGCCGGCTGGCGGAGGCGAACCGCAGGGCAGCCGCATAG
- a CDS encoding DUF6499 domain-containing protein, whose translation MPNTDWRTPATYAHARNISTAGFAWEFLRRDPNYRRDCRRVKASPRGAVEAQAAFTDRWGLRFPGGPGPVRRRGITVLVARAAA comes from the coding sequence ATGCCGAATACCGATTGGCGCACGCCGGCCACCTACGCCCATGCTCGGAACATCTCGACAGCCGGCTTCGCGTGGGAGTTTCTCCGCCGCGATCCCAACTATCGTCGCGACTGTCGGCGCGTGAAGGCGTCGCCGCGCGGGGCGGTCGAGGCGCAGGCGGCGTTCACCGACCGATGGGGGTTGCGATTTCCCGGCGGACCCGGACCGGTCCGCCGACGAGGCATCACCGTTCTGGTCGCCCGCGCTGCTGCCTGA
- a CDS encoding DUF2285 domain-containing protein, whose product MRLSELPGLDLRVSADGTWHGVWRTIGAGHRFQLAIPPPDEAATYIVVLPLDRLLELRADAVIRFWLALQGRPPGDRHHDLPAQTRARLILVLRALDGRLTGASYRDIARVLLGFRGGKADWDSDPRKNQARRLVADGLRLMRGGYRDLLVYPVRLPHRR is encoded by the coding sequence ATCCGCCTGTCCGAGTTACCCGGCCTCGACTTACGCGTATCCGCAGACGGAACGTGGCATGGCGTCTGGCGCACGATTGGCGCCGGCCACCGCTTTCAGCTCGCCATTCCGCCACCAGACGAGGCCGCCACCTACATCGTCGTCCTGCCGCTGGACCGGCTGCTCGAACTGCGCGCCGACGCCGTGATCCGCTTCTGGCTCGCCCTGCAAGGCCGCCCGCCCGGCGACCGGCACCACGACCTGCCGGCGCAGACCCGCGCCCGCCTGATCCTCGTCCTGCGCGCGCTGGACGGCCGGCTGACCGGCGCCAGCTACCGCGACATCGCGAGGGTGCTGCTCGGCTTTCGCGGCGGTAAGGCCGATTGGGACAGCGATCCGCGCAAGAACCAGGCGCGCCGCCTCGTCGCCGATGGCCTGCGCCTCATGCGCGGCGGCTATCGCGACCTGCTCGTCTATCCCGTGCGGCTGCCCCACCGCCGCTGA
- a CDS encoding helix-turn-helix domain-containing protein produces the protein MLDPKTGLPPRYLRAPDAARFLGISIRTLEKHRTYGTGPTYRKVGGRVLYSVEDLQAWTAIGARKSASEQTATRVFPARPLTAAEKASL, from the coding sequence ATGCTCGATCCCAAGACGGGGTTGCCGCCCCGCTACCTGCGCGCGCCAGATGCCGCGCGCTTCCTCGGCATCTCAATCCGCACGCTGGAGAAGCACCGGACCTACGGCACCGGCCCGACCTATCGCAAGGTCGGCGGGCGCGTCCTCTACTCGGTCGAAGACCTTCAGGCGTGGACCGCGATCGGTGCGCGCAAGTCCGCCTCCGAGCAGACCGCCACCCGCGTCTTTCCCGCCCGTCCGCTGACCGCGGCCGAGAAGGCTTCGCTCTGA
- a CDS encoding phosphoadenosine phosphosulfate reductase family protein, translating into MIVAQHFGSISGGKDSQAVLCLMVERIERKGLAAFGNRAPRFLAADNGHENPITLDHIGYLDDWLRQRLGLHIEIVSANDVPGLTDETAFGRKRAMLRDEWSKEKRRTRHRGACNLRRATWQSGEIGRAEWLAGCDCPVLVSPPVPDPLIEQALALLHPTGIPFLDMAMLHGRFPCTKTRFCTDETKLIPMMHRKRPLLDAGVPVIDWIGERADESPARAKKPPVQSSRHPSGVRQVLYRPIFRWSAADAFAISARHGLRHNPLYTMGMSRVGCSTCIMVRKRELCAWAMRFPAEVDRVREWERLVSLVSRRTAVAGTPASLLPAPTVPGDRDDHGRATIDRAIEWSRTGRGGRNYDLFVDLDRCEADEHGLLCDSEYGLCE; encoded by the coding sequence ATGATCGTCGCGCAGCACTTCGGCAGCATCTCGGGCGGCAAGGACAGCCAGGCGGTCTTGTGCCTGATGGTCGAGCGGATCGAGCGCAAGGGGCTGGCGGCGTTCGGCAACCGCGCACCTCGCTTCCTCGCCGCCGACAACGGCCACGAGAACCCGATCACGCTCGACCACATCGGCTATCTCGACGACTGGCTGCGCCAGCGCCTCGGCCTGCACATCGAGATCGTCTCGGCCAACGACGTGCCCGGCCTCACCGACGAGACCGCCTTCGGCCGCAAGCGCGCGATGCTGCGCGACGAATGGTCGAAGGAGAAGCGGCGGACCCGCCACCGCGGCGCGTGCAACCTTCGGCGGGCGACGTGGCAGTCCGGCGAGATCGGCAGGGCGGAGTGGCTCGCCGGATGCGACTGCCCGGTGCTGGTCTCGCCGCCGGTGCCCGATCCGCTGATCGAGCAGGCGCTGGCGCTGCTGCATCCGACCGGCATCCCGTTCCTCGACATGGCGATGCTGCACGGGCGCTTCCCCTGCACCAAGACGCGCTTCTGCACCGACGAGACCAAGCTCATCCCGATGATGCACCGCAAGCGCCCGCTGCTCGACGCGGGCGTGCCGGTGATCGACTGGATCGGCGAGCGTGCCGACGAAAGCCCGGCGCGGGCGAAGAAGCCGCCCGTCCAGTCGTCTCGCCATCCCTCCGGCGTCCGGCAGGTGCTCTACCGGCCGATCTTCCGCTGGTCGGCCGCTGACGCCTTCGCCATCTCCGCGCGCCACGGCCTCCGGCATAACCCGCTCTACACGATGGGGATGAGCCGGGTCGGCTGCTCGACCTGCATCATGGTCAGGAAGCGCGAGCTGTGCGCTTGGGCGATGCGCTTCCCCGCTGAGGTGGACCGGGTGCGCGAGTGGGAGCGGCTGGTCAGCCTCGTCTCGCGCCGCACCGCGGTCGCGGGCACACCGGCCTCGCTGCTGCCCGCACCGACCGTCCCCGGCGACCGCGACGATCATGGCCGGGCGACGATCGACCGCGCGATCGAATGGTCGCGGACCGGACGGGGCGGACGCAACTACGACCTGTTCGTCGATCTGGATCGGTGTGAAGCCGACGAGCACGGCCTGCTCTGCGACAGCGAATACGGGCTGTGCGAGTGA
- a CDS encoding DNA cytosine methyltransferase, whose protein sequence is MRALDLFSAAAGGWTLGLHRAGFVTVAACEIVEWRRILYAENNPDVRLYEDVRFLTAARLVSDLGYLPDIVVGSPPCQDISVANTRGRGIDGERSRLYLEAVRLVGDCRPRWFAFENSAHLRTRGADRLLDALAALGYACEPCVVGAGDLGANHERKRSWLVGFDPDQLAARAAGDAAAFGCGPRWPGRRAQPDHGPCQPPRRDAADAGEAERRSPVEPAGDRNRQAFERREGADRHAEPAPPRGGDAADADQARPADGRMVAGLRPSQVADDGRGARRRDDRPRAGPMDLRPVDRGVAEGPRADWSLADLARHLRLDDGLSAGLADARVKLGDGRRPAAAGLIVEAFGDAVLPQIPEAIGRAILRTEAALAAVLARDFHHRGDRP, encoded by the coding sequence ATGCGCGCGCTGGACCTGTTCAGCGCGGCGGCCGGCGGCTGGACGCTCGGCCTGCACCGCGCCGGCTTCGTCACGGTGGCGGCCTGCGAGATCGTCGAATGGCGCCGCATCCTCTACGCGGAGAACAATCCCGATGTCCGCCTCTACGAGGACGTGCGCTTCCTCACGGCAGCTCGACTTGTTTCCGACCTCGGATACCTGCCCGACATCGTCGTCGGCAGCCCGCCCTGCCAGGACATCTCGGTCGCCAACACGCGCGGGCGCGGGATCGACGGCGAGCGGTCGCGGCTCTACCTCGAAGCCGTCCGGCTGGTCGGAGACTGCCGTCCTCGCTGGTTCGCTTTTGAGAACAGCGCTCATCTCCGAACTCGCGGCGCGGACCGGCTGCTCGATGCGCTGGCGGCGCTCGGCTACGCCTGCGAACCATGCGTGGTGGGTGCTGGCGACCTCGGCGCCAACCACGAGCGCAAGCGATCCTGGCTCGTCGGCTTCGACCCCGACCAGCTCGCCGCCCGTGCTGCTGGCGACGCCGCGGCGTTCGGATGCGGACCGCGGTGGCCGGGGCGACGTGCTCAGCCAGATCATGGGCCATGCCAGCCGCCACGCCGGGATGCTGCCGACGCCGGTGAAGCCGAAAGGCGGTCGCCGGTTGAGCCGGCAGGAGATCGAAACCGGCAAGCGTTCGAACGGCGCGAAGGCGCAGATCGACACGCCGAACCTGCTCCGCCACGCGGCGGAGATGCTGCCGACGCCGACCAAGCGCGACCGGCGGATGGACGCATGGTCGCCGGCCTACGACCGTCGCAAGTCGCCGACGATGGACGCGGTGCTCGACGGCGCGATGACCGGCCGCGCGCCGGACCGATGGACCTACGCCCGGTCGATCGCGGCGTTGCTGAAGGACCACGGGCTGACTGGAGCCTCGCGGACCTTGCCCGTCACCTACGGCTGGATGATGGGCTATCCGCCGGGCTGGCTGACGCGCGCGTTAAGCTCGGCGATGGACGCCGGCCGGCTGCCGCCGGCCTGATCGTCGAGGCGTTCGGCGACGCCGTCCTGCCGCAGATTCCCGAAGCCATCGGCCGCGCCATCCTGCGCACCGAAGCTGCGCTCGCCGCCGTGCTGGCGCGCGACTTCCACCATCGAGGAGACAGACCATGA
- a CDS encoding DUF2840 domain-containing protein: MTAAALRAGTFAVPSDSLTHVELTHIEKRVENWIRFGRYVGERIIDRRRRVLSFRPSSVFAFVRWAANDYGTVASRIDIVRAVDPGEPYQTLPFVRPGGEILLHVEGWPKVERVLHHIDTVEAAGVDPCDAAPDHWRHVGNRIATGEEPRAYTAERHRAWLKRREIER, from the coding sequence ATGACCGCCGCAGCGTTGCGCGCGGGCACGTTCGCCGTACCGTCCGACAGCCTGACCCATGTCGAACTGACGCACATCGAGAAGCGGGTCGAGAACTGGATCAGGTTCGGCCGGTACGTCGGCGAGCGGATCATCGACCGCCGCCGCCGCGTCCTGTCGTTCCGGCCGAGCAGCGTCTTCGCCTTCGTCCGCTGGGCGGCCAACGACTACGGTACGGTTGCCTCGCGCATTGACATCGTGCGCGCGGTCGATCCGGGCGAGCCGTATCAGACGCTGCCGTTCGTGCGCCCCGGCGGCGAGATACTGTTGCACGTCGAGGGCTGGCCGAAGGTCGAACGGGTACTCCACCATATCGACACGGTGGAGGCCGCCGGCGTCGATCCCTGTGACGCCGCGCCCGATCATTGGCGGCACGTCGGCAACCGGATCGCGACCGGCGAAGAGCCGCGCGCCTACACCGCCGAGCGCCACCGGGCTTGGCTCAAGCGCCGGGAGATCGAGCGATGA
- a CDS encoding S26 family signal peptidase, whose translation MSRRAYVATAVAASLSLVVMGAIEVTPRLLWNASASVPVGLYALRPTGRLSTGDLVAVTPPKPLAWFLATRHYLPLDTPLMKRVMGLPGQRVCRVGGAITVDAVPLGDALDRDRHGRPLPVWRGCRRIASGEVFLMNPAVPDSLDGRYFGPLPAATVIGTATPLYTDEAGDGRFVWRAAAR comes from the coding sequence ATGAGCCGCCGCGCCTATGTCGCCACGGCGGTCGCCGCCAGTCTGTCGCTCGTCGTGATGGGTGCGATCGAGGTGACGCCGCGCCTGCTGTGGAACGCCTCCGCCAGCGTGCCGGTCGGGCTTTACGCGCTGCGTCCCACCGGGCGGCTGTCGACCGGCGATCTGGTCGCGGTGACGCCGCCCAAGCCGCTCGCCTGGTTCCTCGCCACGCGACATTATCTGCCGCTCGACACGCCGCTGATGAAGCGGGTGATGGGGCTTCCCGGCCAGCGCGTGTGCCGCGTCGGCGGCGCCATCACCGTCGATGCCGTGCCGCTCGGCGACGCGCTCGACCGCGACCGGCATGGCCGTCCGCTACCGGTCTGGCGGGGCTGCCGCCGCATCGCATCGGGCGAGGTCTTCCTGATGAACCCGGCGGTGCCGGACAGCCTGGACGGCCGCTACTTCGGCCCGCTGCCCGCCGCCACGGTCATCGGCACGGCGACGCCGCTCTACACCGACGAGGCCGGCGACGGCCGCTTCGTCTGGCGCGCGGCGGCGCGCTGA
- a CDS encoding DUF736 domain-containing protein: MPQIGTFTRTSTGFAGRIRTLSFDTEFAIVPADQSDTENAPDYRIHLGGADGPEVGTGWTRTGERAGEFVAIVLDDPVFLAPIRARLFRDADENTAWSLHWTRLPRRGERD; the protein is encoded by the coding sequence ATGCCGCAGATCGGCACCTTCACACGCACATCCACCGGCTTCGCAGGCCGCATCCGCACGCTGTCCTTCGACACCGAGTTCGCCATCGTGCCTGCCGACCAATCCGACACCGAGAACGCGCCCGACTACCGCATTCACCTCGGCGGCGCGGACGGCCCGGAGGTGGGCACCGGCTGGACCCGCACCGGCGAGCGTGCGGGCGAGTTCGTCGCGATCGTGCTCGACGATCCCGTTTTCCTCGCACCGATCCGCGCGCGACTGTTCCGCGACGCCGACGAAAATACCGCGTGGTCGCTGCACTGGACGCGGCTGCCGCGACGCGGCGAGCGGGACTGA
- a CDS encoding lytic transglycosylase domain-containing protein produces the protein MRAIVLRTATALLTGIAVGAPTLPAGAQTSRSVRAIPVDPYAGHIAEASRRFGIPVAWIRAVMRAESAGDPRAVSNAGAIGLMQVMPATWADLRVRHRLGADPYDPRDNIIAGTAYLRELHDRYGSIVAMLAAYNAGPGRYEASLAGRPLPSETRAYIAAIAPDIDGGDDAGRPIVVVAADPFAWTRAPLFVAPSSRISAVDPAPGESDDAPSAASQNGSLFVASEARVRRP, from the coding sequence ATGCGCGCAATCGTCCTCCGCACCGCAACTGCGCTGCTCACCGGCATCGCCGTGGGAGCGCCGACCCTCCCGGCTGGCGCGCAGACTTCACGGTCCGTCCGCGCAATACCGGTCGACCCCTATGCCGGGCACATCGCGGAGGCGTCGCGGCGCTTCGGCATCCCCGTGGCATGGATCAGGGCTGTGATGCGCGCAGAGAGCGCAGGCGATCCGCGAGCGGTATCGAACGCCGGGGCGATCGGTCTGATGCAGGTGATGCCGGCGACATGGGCGGACCTACGTGTCCGTCACCGCCTCGGTGCCGACCCCTACGATCCGCGCGACAACATCATCGCCGGCACCGCCTATCTCCGCGAGCTGCACGACCGTTACGGCAGCATCGTCGCCATGCTTGCCGCCTACAATGCCGGCCCCGGTCGCTACGAGGCGTCGCTCGCCGGCCGTCCTTTGCCGAGCGAAACGCGCGCCTACATCGCCGCCATCGCGCCAGACATCGACGGCGGTGACGACGCGGGCAGACCGATTGTCGTCGTGGCGGCCGATCCGTTCGCCTGGACGCGCGCGCCGCTGTTCGTTGCGCCATCGTCGCGCATATCCGCTGTCGATCCGGCGCCGGGTGAGAGCGACGATGCTCCCAGCGCAGCGTCGCAAAATGGGAGCCTGTTCGTCGCATCGGAAGCGCGGGTGCGGAGGCCATGA